A genomic segment from Gilvibacter sp. SZ-19 encodes:
- a CDS encoding carbohydrate kinase family protein, which translates to MDQKQQLDIICAGETLIDFIGNQKERPIAEIKDYHRYLGGSPTNVAMNLARFGLNVGLIAAIGKDGFGTYIKERFEEADINLNGLQEVETHPTTVIFVSRTEGSPEFIPMRAADYQISAERLPLEDLKRTRLFHCSCFGLSRQPARESILQAAQIAHSAGATVSIDINYAPSIWPDRAEALEVVKKYCAYGALIKASLDDVERIFGYVLEPKELFKTLHDWGAKMICLTLGKKGAMLSQPGVEPIELPAMKVEKIMDATGAGDAFWSGFLFAYLKEMSPRDCMSTGLKTAAIKLQNVGRIPDYASMLHTVLNL; encoded by the coding sequence ATGGATCAAAAACAACAACTCGATATCATTTGTGCAGGGGAAACCCTAATCGATTTTATAGGAAATCAAAAAGAGCGACCTATAGCAGAGATAAAAGACTATCACAGATATTTAGGTGGGTCTCCAACAAATGTTGCTATGAATCTGGCTCGCTTTGGCTTAAATGTAGGCCTGATCGCCGCCATTGGTAAGGACGGCTTTGGCACCTACATCAAAGAGCGGTTTGAGGAAGCAGACATAAATCTCAATGGTTTGCAAGAAGTAGAAACGCACCCAACAACGGTCATCTTTGTGTCAAGAACCGAAGGTAGTCCAGAGTTTATACCTATGCGGGCCGCAGATTATCAGATTAGTGCCGAGCGGCTTCCTTTAGAAGATCTCAAAAGAACTCGACTTTTTCACTGTAGTTGTTTTGGACTTAGCCGTCAACCGGCAAGAGAAAGTATATTACAAGCAGCACAAATTGCCCATAGCGCTGGAGCTACGGTGAGCATTGATATCAATTACGCACCTTCTATTTGGCCAGATAGAGCAGAGGCTCTAGAAGTGGTAAAGAAATATTGTGCTTACGGCGCCCTTATAAAGGCAAGTCTAGACGATGTAGAACGTATTTTTGGCTATGTGCTCGAACCGAAAGAACTCTTTAAGACCTTACACGATTGGGGTGCTAAAATGATCTGTCTTACCCTAGGTAAAAAAGGGGCGATGTTATCGCAGCCGGGTGTAGAACCTATCGAATTGCCGGCAATGAAAGTAGAGAAGATCATGGATGCTACAGGAGCTGGAGATGCTTTTTGGAGCGGATTCCTATTTGCTTATTTAAAAGAGATGTCTCCCAGAGATTGTATGAGTACAGGTCTTAAGACAGCAGCTATCAAACTTCAAAACGTGGGCCGTATTCCGGATTATGCAAGCATGCTGCACACGGTGCTAAATCTTTAG
- a CDS encoding NAD(P)/FAD-dependent oxidoreductase gives MEALTYDVVVVGGGAAGFFCAINLAEQRPDLKIVILEKSKSVLQKVRISGGGRCNVTHAEFDPKSLTAYYPRGEKELLGPFHKFMTGDTVAWFESRGVPLKIEEDGRMFPISDSSQSIISCFEEAVNRLGIEILLQQNLVDLKPTDAGFELNTTTSNFRAKAVVIAAGSSKKIWQLLADKGHTIVPPVPSLFTFNIDNEALLALQGLSQPATVELLNETGKAWQSQAGPVLVTHWGLSGPGVLKLSAVAARELAACDYKFNIRLAWLELQEQELFEHLKSLRLKRAKQQLQNGYELDMPKRLWSYLLDRAGLNPKALWSDQSNTKLQQLTNTVLKDVYKVTGKSTYKDEFVTAGGVALSELNFKNFESKVVSRLYMAGEVINVDALTGGFNFQNAWTGAYLIAQDLSDTI, from the coding sequence ATGGAGGCATTGACCTATGATGTGGTCGTAGTTGGTGGCGGTGCTGCCGGATTTTTCTGTGCCATCAATTTGGCCGAACAAAGGCCAGATCTCAAAATTGTCATTTTAGAGAAATCAAAGTCTGTTTTGCAAAAGGTGCGTATCTCTGGAGGTGGACGTTGCAATGTTACTCATGCTGAGTTCGATCCGAAGTCATTGACAGCCTACTATCCCAGAGGAGAGAAAGAATTGTTAGGGCCTTTTCACAAGTTTATGACCGGCGATACGGTAGCATGGTTTGAGTCACGAGGCGTACCGCTAAAAATAGAAGAGGATGGGCGGATGTTTCCCATATCAGACAGTTCTCAAAGCATTATTTCTTGTTTCGAAGAGGCCGTGAACCGTTTAGGAATCGAGATCTTGCTACAACAGAATTTGGTAGATCTGAAACCAACTGACGCTGGATTTGAGCTAAACACTACTACCTCTAATTTTAGAGCTAAGGCGGTTGTTATTGCTGCAGGAAGCAGCAAGAAGATCTGGCAATTACTGGCCGATAAGGGACATACCATAGTCCCGCCAGTTCCATCGCTTTTTACCTTTAATATAGACAATGAGGCCTTGTTAGCCTTACAAGGATTGAGTCAACCCGCCACGGTAGAACTACTTAACGAAACCGGGAAAGCATGGCAAAGTCAAGCGGGTCCGGTTCTGGTAACACATTGGGGGCTTAGCGGGCCAGGAGTTCTGAAACTTTCAGCTGTTGCCGCCAGAGAACTTGCCGCTTGTGACTATAAGTTTAATATTCGGTTGGCTTGGTTGGAGTTGCAAGAGCAGGAGCTCTTTGAGCATTTAAAGTCATTGCGCCTTAAGCGAGCCAAGCAACAATTACAGAATGGTTACGAGTTGGATATGCCCAAGCGTTTGTGGAGCTATCTTTTGGACCGAGCTGGACTTAATCCCAAAGCCTTGTGGAGTGACCAATCCAATACTAAGCTGCAGCAATTGACAAACACTGTGCTCAAGGATGTGTATAAGGTCACAGGAAAAAGCACATACAAAGATGAGTTCGTTACAGCTGGCGGTGTTGCGCTGAGTGAGCTCAATTTTAAAAACTTTGAAAGTAAGGTCGTCTCAAGGCTGTATATGGCCGGAGAGGTGATCAATGTCGATGCCTTGACCGGAGGTTTCAATTTTCAAAACGCGTGGACAGGAGCTTACCTAATTGCTCAAGATCTCAGCGATACTATTTAA
- a CDS encoding TetR/AcrR family transcriptional regulator, translating to MINNKKERLHRSAAYLADQLGLHATPMKAIAKDANIAVGTIYQFYPSKDLLYGQLLADYYKDLTISLSDLTAEDDFNILISKIYTGLSEFMRKDKTRFKLFLQLRELNNYVSLAADAQHEFESALAQRMEVGKTQLLLKNFSNKGAGILFFDLLCSHVKFHFEHPHDQAWNSPELFLNAAVDALFK from the coding sequence ATGATAAACAACAAAAAAGAAAGACTACATCGCTCCGCAGCATACTTAGCAGACCAGCTTGGCCTGCACGCTACCCCTATGAAAGCTATTGCCAAGGACGCGAACATCGCCGTAGGCACCATTTATCAATTCTACCCCTCCAAAGATTTACTCTACGGTCAATTGCTGGCAGATTATTACAAAGATTTAACTATAAGCCTCTCTGACTTAACTGCCGAAGACGACTTTAACATCCTTATTTCGAAGATCTATACTGGCCTTTCGGAATTCATGAGAAAAGACAAGACCCGTTTTAAATTGTTCTTGCAATTACGAGAACTGAACAATTATGTTAGCCTCGCGGCGGATGCGCAGCACGAATTCGAATCCGCTCTAGCTCAGCGCATGGAAGTTGGAAAAACCCAATTACTACTCAAGAATTTTTCAAATAAAGGAGCTGGGATTCTCTTTTTCGACCTGCTTTGTAGTCATGTGAAGTTTCATTTCGAGCATCCACACGATCAAGCCTGGAACAGTCCAGAACTCTTTTTAAATGCTGCAGTTGATGCGCTATTTAAATAG
- a CDS encoding diphosphomevalonate/mevalonate 3,5-bisphosphate decarboxylase family protein, with protein MLPFSIFALMATLHQEFLPSAYTNTVTSGSVAWKSPSNIALVKYWGKHGQQLPKNASISFTLDHCATSTRLEFSQKESAGFDITVLLDGKVQEDFVPKIEKFFNVAKPYLPFLEQYSFTLHTSNSFPHSSGIASSASGMSALALCLLDLEDQLRDAPMSAAAFNTKASFLSRLGSGSASRSIDGGLVVWGEHHEVEGSSDLFAVQYSEEVHPVFQDYCDTVLLVDTGEKVVSSTVGHGLMHGHPFAEQRFAQANANLKAIKPILAKGDLEAFMALVESEALSLHAMMLSSSPYFILMKPATLAIINRIWSFRKETGVPACFTLDAGANVHLLYPAAHKEAVHNLIDSELKAHCKNGAYIHDGVGKGAVRL; from the coding sequence ATGCTACCATTCAGTATCTTTGCACTCATGGCTACACTACATCAGGAATTTTTACCTTCTGCATACACCAATACAGTGACTTCTGGTTCTGTCGCTTGGAAGTCACCCAGCAATATCGCCTTGGTGAAATATTGGGGGAAACACGGGCAACAACTGCCCAAGAATGCATCCATTAGTTTTACCTTAGATCACTGTGCTACTTCTACACGCTTAGAGTTTAGCCAAAAGGAGTCAGCTGGTTTTGATATTACCGTCCTTTTAGATGGTAAGGTTCAGGAGGATTTTGTGCCAAAGATCGAGAAGTTCTTTAACGTAGCTAAGCCTTATTTGCCCTTCCTGGAGCAGTACAGCTTTACACTACATACCAGCAATAGTTTTCCGCATAGTAGTGGGATTGCTTCTTCGGCTAGTGGTATGAGTGCCCTTGCGCTATGTCTCCTGGACTTGGAAGATCAATTAAGAGATGCTCCAATGAGCGCAGCTGCTTTCAATACAAAGGCTTCTTTTCTTTCTCGTTTGGGCTCTGGTAGTGCCTCACGAAGTATAGATGGAGGCTTGGTGGTCTGGGGGGAACATCACGAAGTTGAAGGCTCTAGTGACCTTTTTGCGGTGCAATATTCAGAGGAGGTTCATCCTGTTTTCCAAGATTATTGTGATACCGTTCTTTTGGTGGATACTGGCGAAAAGGTGGTTAGTAGTACTGTAGGACATGGCCTTATGCACGGGCATCCGTTTGCAGAGCAGCGATTTGCTCAGGCCAATGCCAATCTAAAGGCTATAAAACCTATACTAGCAAAAGGTGACCTTGAAGCCTTTATGGCATTAGTAGAATCCGAAGCCTTGAGTTTGCATGCTATGATGCTTAGTTCTTCACCTTATTTTATACTGATGAAACCAGCTACCTTGGCCATCATTAACCGAATATGGAGTTTTAGAAAAGAGACGGGTGTTCCTGCGTGTTTCACCTTAGATGCCGGTGCCAATGTGCATCTGCTTTATCCTGCTGCACATAAAGAAGCTGTTCACAACTTGATCGATTCTGAGCTTAAAGCCCATTGCAAAAATGGAGCCTATATACACGATGGTGTCGGGAAAGGCGCGGTAAGGCTTTAA
- a CDS encoding mevalonate kinase, with translation MRGPLFYSKILLFGEYGIIKDSKGLSIPYNFYNGALKIDEHKTVATHRSNQSLKRFAGHLKQLQQEQPELVQFDIAALEADIENGLYFDSSIPEGYGVGSSGALVAAVYDKYATDKITVLENFTREKLLQLKQIFGAMESFFHGKSSGLDPLNSYLSLPILINSKDSIEPAGIPSQHQAGKGAVFLLDSGTTGETAPMVQIFMENMKQEGFRKMLKDQFVKHTDACVEDFLKGDVSSLFRNVKHLSKVVLDNFKPMIPKEFHTLWKKGIETNAYYLKLCGSGGGGYMLGFTQDMEKAQQALQGHKLEVVYTF, from the coding sequence ATGAGAGGACCTCTTTTTTACTCTAAAATCTTGCTCTTTGGTGAATATGGTATCATCAAAGATTCTAAAGGTTTATCTATCCCTTATAACTTTTATAACGGAGCCCTAAAGATAGACGAGCATAAGACTGTAGCCACACATCGTTCCAATCAGAGCTTAAAACGCTTTGCCGGACATTTAAAGCAATTGCAACAAGAACAACCAGAATTGGTTCAATTTGACATTGCAGCACTAGAGGCCGATATCGAAAATGGACTCTACTTTGATTCTAGTATTCCAGAGGGGTACGGTGTAGGAAGTAGCGGTGCTTTGGTAGCAGCGGTCTATGATAAATACGCTACAGACAAGATCACGGTTCTAGAGAACTTCACTCGTGAAAAGCTGCTGCAACTCAAGCAGATCTTTGGTGCCATGGAATCATTCTTCCACGGAAAGTCCTCTGGATTGGACCCACTAAACAGTTACTTGAGTCTACCGATCTTGATCAATTCTAAAGACAGCATTGAACCAGCAGGTATTCCTTCTCAACACCAGGCCGGAAAAGGAGCTGTATTCTTGCTCGATAGCGGAACAACTGGCGAGACTGCACCTATGGTACAGATCTTTATGGAGAATATGAAGCAAGAAGGCTTCAGAAAAATGCTAAAGGACCAGTTTGTAAAGCATACCGATGCCTGTGTAGAAGATTTCCTCAAAGGAGATGTGAGTTCGCTTTTCCGCAACGTTAAGCATTTATCTAAGGTGGTATTGGATAACTTTAAGCCGATGATCCCTAAAGAATTTCACACCTTGTGGAAAAAGGGAATCGAGACCAATGCCTACTACTTAAAATTATGTGGTTCCGGCGGTGGCGGATATATGCTAGGCTTTACCCAAGACATGGAAAAGGCCCAGCAAGCCCTACAAGGTCATAAGTTAGAAGTGGTCTACACCTTTTAA